Proteins found in one Maridesulfovibrio sp. genomic segment:
- a CDS encoding Bro-N domain-containing protein, with protein MSDKIIPFDFGDRVVRVVTDQEGLYWFVAKDVCAALEISNHKDAVSRLDDDERDGVGITDPIGRRQEVLAVSESGLYSLIFKSRKPEAKKFRRWVTSEVLPTLRERGCYALGDDDPESEESASTPSLPYELDKLPRLRPNQRSVALQSAVQVARMNGGCEDDIHRLFFEYCHLLSDVRPGSGLQIQGGDQSMILFREWVERFLKPSAKKFSLSERMVIQATPLYQLYCQWVREQECEPVTIQMWGRWMKFEVNFRHEKRAKGWYFVEWLGDDGPKTIPFSDINIA; from the coding sequence ATGTCTGATAAAATTATCCCTTTTGATTTCGGTGACCGTGTGGTCCGGGTTGTTACAGATCAAGAAGGTCTTTATTGGTTTGTGGCCAAGGATGTTTGTGCTGCTTTGGAAATCTCTAACCACAAAGACGCAGTTTCGCGATTGGATGATGACGAAAGAGATGGGGTAGGTATTACCGACCCCATAGGCAGAAGGCAGGAGGTTTTAGCCGTCTCCGAATCCGGCCTCTACTCCCTAATCTTCAAAAGCCGTAAACCCGAAGCCAAAAAGTTTCGCCGTTGGGTCACCTCGGAAGTTCTTCCTACTCTGCGTGAACGAGGTTGTTATGCTCTTGGTGATGACGATCCCGAAAGCGAAGAATCTGCTTCGACCCCTTCCTTGCCGTATGAGTTGGATAAGCTTCCCCGGCTGCGTCCGAATCAGCGGTCCGTTGCTTTACAATCCGCTGTGCAGGTAGCACGAATGAATGGTGGTTGCGAAGATGATATTCACCGTTTGTTTTTTGAATATTGCCACCTTCTTTCCGATGTGCGCCCCGGCTCTGGATTGCAGATTCAGGGCGGGGACCAGTCCATGATATTGTTCCGCGAATGGGTCGAACGATTCCTTAAGCCTTCGGCCAAGAAGTTCAGTCTTTCGGAAAGAATGGTTATTCAGGCCACGCCGCTTTACCAGCTATATTGCCAGTGGGTACGCGAGCAGGAATGCGAACCCGTGACTATCCAGATGTGGGGCCGTTGGATGAAATTTGAGGTTAATTTTCGTCATGAAAAACGGGCCAAGGGCTGGTATTTTGTTGAATGGCTCGGCGATGATGGCCCTAAAACAATTCCTTTTTCTGACATCAATATAGCTTGA
- a CDS encoding SWIM zinc finger family protein, with amino-acid sequence MEWLLIVLAAGLYWLFKNFKMNSGPVLPDDAVAVVSRSSGETYHVSLGQLSCTCPDWQKRRQQFPQDDPRRLCKHLVQYCIGQDRLPKYLSLYQEALEWFYKKGWKIPADKKIVKLDSPHGEIAYFKDREDDIWYSVCFQGKRYGWEKSGNVWTHGTPIEVQDIVFRSVHGIPDDLPVDAISTVEETQLDDPMKWIIAGQVEGEKISAEVSLRANTVNSKIKFNGDSFNFHSENREVSKRKYIHLMPALSKWIRDEKEKLRDELKKKK; translated from the coding sequence ATGGAATGGCTATTAATAGTTCTCGCGGCTGGTCTTTATTGGCTTTTCAAGAATTTCAAGATGAATTCTGGGCCGGTTCTTCCAGATGATGCTGTAGCGGTGGTTTCGCGTTCATCCGGGGAAACTTACCATGTCAGTCTGGGGCAATTGTCCTGTACTTGTCCTGATTGGCAGAAACGCAGGCAGCAATTCCCACAGGATGATCCCCGTAGACTTTGTAAACATCTTGTACAGTACTGTATCGGGCAGGATAGATTACCGAAGTATTTATCTTTGTATCAAGAAGCTTTGGAGTGGTTTTATAAAAAAGGGTGGAAAATTCCAGCGGATAAAAAAATTGTGAAGCTGGACAGCCCTCATGGTGAAATTGCTTACTTTAAAGATCGCGAGGATGATATTTGGTACAGTGTTTGTTTCCAAGGCAAGCGGTATGGATGGGAAAAGAGTGGAAATGTTTGGACTCATGGAACTCCGATAGAAGTACAGGATATTGTTTTTCGCTCTGTGCATGGAATTCCTGATGATTTGCCAGTAGATGCAATTTCAACTGTTGAAGAGACCCAGCTTGATGATCCTATGAAGTGGATAATTGCAGGGCAGGTTGAAGGAGAAAAAATAAGTGCTGAAGTAAGCCTCAGAGCAAATACTGTAAATTCTAAGATCAAGTTCAACGGTGATAGTTTTAATTTTCATTCAGAGAACAGGGAAGTTTCTAAACGTAAGTATATTCATTTGATGCCTGCCTTGTCTAAGTGGATTAGGGATGAAAAAGAAAAGTTGCGAGATGAATTGAAAAAGAAGAAATGA
- a CDS encoding helix-turn-helix transcriptional regulator, with the protein MTGSDLKKIRKKTGLNQTKFAEELAINGIDQTRISKMESEKMEIPESLCAELQLRGWALDPTDGPEWMVQHGEEGIFFVFHLHPERFSVRVMDKPGEGCFTDPESGVTVGEFDWPDEKPDRIRVAELSARACAVWEVYAAAEDGVD; encoded by the coding sequence ATGACAGGATCAGACCTGAAAAAAATACGGAAAAAGACTGGACTGAACCAGACTAAATTTGCTGAGGAATTGGCAATAAACGGAATAGACCAGACACGTATTAGTAAAATGGAATCCGAGAAAATGGAAATCCCTGAATCGCTCTGCGCTGAGCTGCAATTGCGCGGCTGGGCTCTGGACCCTACAGATGGGCCTGAGTGGATGGTCCAGCATGGCGAAGAGGGAATATTTTTTGTTTTTCACCTGCACCCGGAACGTTTTAGCGTCCGTGTTATGGATAAACCGGGCGAGGGCTGTTTCACTGATCCTGAGTCGGGGGTTACTGTCGGAGAATTTGACTGGCCGGATGAAAAACCGGACCGGATCAGGGTTGCCGAGCTATCCGCGCGGGCTTGTGCCGTATGGGAGGTCTACGCAGCGGCGGAGGATGGCGTTGACTGA
- a CDS encoding transcriptional regulator, whose translation MSTHDKVRMAMALARKGVEWDSEKKRADCPLCGERARVVTTKKQDRARVRYHACTNDSCLICALKEQMKSVEVVEG comes from the coding sequence ATGAGCACACACGATAAAGTTAGAATGGCAATGGCACTGGCCCGCAAGGGAGTAGAGTGGGACAGCGAGAAAAAGCGTGCTGATTGTCCGCTCTGCGGTGAACGGGCTAGGGTGGTGACCACAAAAAAACAGGACAGGGCGCGGGTGCGCTACCATGCCTGTACAAACGATTCTTGTTTGATTTGTGCGCTCAAGGAACAAATGAAGAGTGTGGAGGTTGTCGAGGGGTGA